The genome window CCTTTGTGTCTGGTTACAATGCTTGCAACTAACTAACAATAGCTCTAACTATGGCAGTTAATGACAAAAGATTATGAATTCTCATCATTATCTCCAAAATACAAGAATCCCATTCTTGGCATCATTGCCCCACGATGAAGAATCACCATGTCATTTCACAAAATTCTATAAATTTGATtcagaaaaaaaatgatataggGCAAGACAAAGTCGCACACAAAATCAGAGGTTATGAAGATGAAATTGAGCATAGATGCACAAAGAATGCAATTACCTCCACTTTAGAGAATTCAGAAACGGCCTTTTTAGCTTGTGCTGCATCCTTGTACCTCAAGAAAGCAAACCCCTTGTTCTTCCCAGTCTGTCCATCCATCATCATTCTTACCTCCACAATCTCGCCCACCTTCCCAAAAACCATCCTCAGATCCTCCTCCTTGACATCTCTACCAAGTCCTCCAATAAAAATCTCTGTCTTCCTCCTATTCTGCCGTTCTGACATCCCGGCCTCCTCATCAGCCGCAGTTATCACTGCCTCCtcttgcctctcctccttatccTGCAGCGGAACATCCTTCTCCTCTTCCAAAGCAACATCCTTGTGCTCTTCGAAACCAACATTCTCCGTCTGTGTCGCCCCTCCAACTGCAACATCAGAACTAGGGTTCTGAAGCCCCGATTCGGTAACCGGGGTTTCTAGGTCTGCGGCTTCTGTCGGCGGTtgcaacgaatctttcttagctaACGACACCACCTTCGGAATCCTCtttttgatgattttctttttgaTCACCTTCCTCACTCGGACGATGGTCTTCTTGGGCGCTTCAGATGGCACCACAGCTGCAACCTGGGTTTCCTCGACGGCGGGGGAGGCGTCAGTGGCGGAAGGTTCCGAGGGCTCCGGGACAGCCTCGGGGACAGCAGCGAAGGGGGTTTCCGAGGGCTCCGGGGCAGCAACAGGGGCGGGGGGCTCGGGGGTGGGTTCGACGAGCTCGGAAACGGGGGTTTCGGAGGCGGTCGAGGACGGGGGCGGTGTGGCTACCTCGGCGGCTGCGGCCGGAACGGGGGTGATAGGGATGTCGGAAGCGGCAGCGGGAGGGGAGGGGTTATCGTCGGCGggggcggcggcgggggcggTGGCGACGGGGGTTTTGGATTTGGACTTGGGGACGGTTTTGCGCACGGTTTTGACGACTCGCTTCTTCGGAGGCATTCTTTCGGTCTGGTGTCTTGGGGGAGGTTTGGAGAAtagcagcaaaggagagagagagagaggcagcgagGAAGAGAggggaaaagggaaaagaattcacGATTGTGAGGAAATAGGGATACGATCCGGTGGCGTCGCGCGAAGGGATGAAATTATATTATTAGTAACcacgatatacatatatatatataaatataaaggcaaaatcttgcaGTTTCAATAGAGTTGTCGATTTCCTCTCATTTAATTAATAATTGGACAATTTAACGTATTTTAATTTTCCATGTTTCTTATTATTACATGAAGAATTCCAGATTTTCTAAAATGCCTAAAAGCGACCTTTTTTTCCCTCGTTTTCATCTGATTGGGGCTATCAAACGTGTTCGAgatctaaagaaaaaaaatatatgtttttacAAATCTTAAAGCAGCTAACGCTATCTAATAGATGTGACTTAACTGCGTTATGTACTAATAGACAAATCCTATTACATCGATTACGGCTAAATGATAACAAATCtatttatcataaagagattgaATCTGTTATCGTAAATTCAAATCCCGGTAACGCCACGGGTTTCATTGTCAATGGGTTTAATGCCCATTAAAGGTATATTTTCTTGCTTTTCTCCGaagaaaaataatctttaatcattttgtttttattttcgaCTGTTATCGATTTGCAAGTACTTTAAAAAATTGTCTGTTTAGTCCGAGTATTTCATAATATCAATGTTTGATCCTAATCAATATGTTTTGTATTCAAGGAAGGATTTCTTATTCCTAATCAATAggctttttatttttatcattacagTATTCTTTTGGAAAACTATAGGAatagtttaataatattattcTTTTGCCAAAGAAATTGAACCACCGATCATTTTGTTGATTTCCGAATATTATTTATCTAATTCATTTTAAAGATTATATCCAATTATTTAGTCCAAATACTTTAAGATATTATTATTGATTGCAATCAACATGCTTTCATGAAACTATTAGATTCACTTTATTGAGGCAAATCAACATGGTTTTCCTAGTCAAAGATATTGGGTAGATACAATCTTGTATTACCAACCTAACATTCACTATAAACTCAAACAGAACAAAAGTGTTGTTCTATGACTACTCATCTTTTCCTGATAATTATGTATAGTTTGCCGAAGAGTCTCTAAATCATACTGCTAGCCAAAGCACACCACAACCTCATCACATTCCTTTAGTGACTCAAATGTTTGCATATAATAAATATCATGTTCTACATAGGTTCATAATCCATAACATTCCTTTCTATTGGCTTGATATAGAGAGAgaattcctcctcttcttccttctccgtcTCCAAGCCGCATATACCTGCATGACAAAGGAGAAAATGTCAACAAGTAGAACAGGAAGCAGAGAACCAGTCGTGATCACGCCGACCCGGTTTCATGGACCGGACCAAATCGCGTTTTGCCTCCTCGATCCCTTGGATTATAAGCAATGGAGATGCGAGTACTGACCTGGAAAAGTCAACATCGTTGACTAATTAATATGGAAGAAGTCAAAGCCACCCGAGCCTACATATAATGCCCAGTCCTGGCACAGGTTTCTGTAATCTTACTCTTCTTCAAGGAGTTTGGTATGGATCTCTTCTCGGAGGAACAGATCACCGAGTTCTACGCAACCTTCTGCCTCTTTGACAAGAATGGAGATggttggttcttcttcttcttcttcttcgacacccacccacccacccatcTTTGATCTGTTATGCTTCCTCTCATGCCTTTCACTGGATTTCTCAGGGTGTATCACGTTCGAAGAATTATCGACCGTCATCAAGTCGCTGGGCCTGAAGCCTAACGAAGGAGAGGTGCACAAAATGATCAGCGAAATCGATGCGAATGGCAATGGGACGATAGAATTCCACGAGTTCTTGAACCTGATGGCCAGCAAattaaacaaggtaaagcaagacTTCTTTATGGCACGCCACCGAATGGTTTCTCCTCGATCAATCTTCCTTCAACACACGTTCTCATGGCAGGGGATTGACTCAGAGGACGAACTCAAAGAGGCCTTCAAAGTCTTCGACAAGGACCAGAATGGCTTCATCTCCGCGACCGAGGTGCGTTATAGGTCTCCCTGAGCTGAAGGAAGGCGTACGTGGGCGTGCATTAGTATCTGATTGGTATTTCTGTGTTCTTGCAGCTAAGGAACGTGATGATAAGTCTGGGAGAGAAATTAACGGATGAAGAGGTGGCTCAGATGATCAGAGAGGCGGACTTGGATGGAGATGGGCAAGTCAACTTCGAAGAATTTGTGAAGATGATGTCTGTATGATCACTATATAAAGAGTAGGCATTACCTGTACATGTTCATGAAGTTTTCATCTTTTTCTTTGGGGGGGGGTACAAAAACAGTGGATGATTCTTTTGTAGTTTCAGACATTGACATACAAATTCCAAGTTCCAAACTCGGTTTTCCTTTCACAACTTTCCTCCACACTGGTCAAAACATGATGCAAAGACCAATGTGCAGCTGGAAAAGTACTAAGAATATCATATTGTCAAGTTCATATTGAGCAAAAAGAGATGGACATTTATGATCTTCTCAAACGATTACATGGTACAGAAAATAAAGaggcaatataatttttttttcctttttaatacTATTTATCATAATGCCAAAGTTTCCAGCATCTGAGAAATGTGGACATCCTAAATGCTGATGCTACTACATCCAGTCCTaattgctacaagtgcatgttCTCCTTCATATAATGCATAGAGATTGTCTCTTGGTCCCTTCAGGTACAATTCCTTTGGTCACTCTTTGTCCCTTTCTTTGGAATAAGGATGGTGAGAACTCAACAAACACATGAATTTTCTTCTGCAAATGATTGATCTGAAAGCAATGAAGAGGAGTCTGTCCATAAAGAATCTTCATTTTCTTAAAGATCAATGATCCTGAACTCTTACCTGCATGACCAGATCAATAGGAGGATTCTGAAGCAGAATGAGCAGTAATGCCACAAGCAACACAACAATGGAATGGTTGAAATGAAGGCTTGAGCATATTTAGACtccttttctccctctttgtcttcTTCAAAAGCCAATGCAGGAAATAGTTGGAGGAAGAAGAAAGTAAGCATTTATCAGGTGCCATTCTCACCCTCTACGTGAAGAGGGCGACTAGGGACGGGTGATGATTTCCTTGGCCACTCATGGCTGCAGCAattatggtggtggtggtgctgctgctgctgctgccgcaggAGTGGTGTGAATCATAATCATCCAGCTCAAGTGGACATTCCCACCAGGCCACCAGCCTCATGGTTGATGGAGATGGAAAAGCCTTGGATGCTGCTCATTAGTACAACAAATGAGACCTTCCACTCTGAATTAACAATGCATGTTACTCAAATAGTGACAATACACCAAAACTCTCAATCCAAATCCAACCCTCTTAACCAATTTGATATGATAGTACAAACCAAACCTTCATGTTTACAACCTAATCAATCAAGTAATGACACAATTTGATACATTTATGGGACTCAAAAGTTACCATATTAATTCTTAAACCTGAACCCAACTCATGAAATAGTAAGGTTAAACATAACAATCAGTCTGTGACAAGAAGACATTTAGGCTTAATCCAAACATAATATCTCTCCACTGACTTGACTTGCTTTGTAGCAGTCAAAGATTGTGCCAGCCACaatcttttcttccttctttcctgTTTAAGTATATGTATTATACCCCCAAACACTTCAACAAGAACAAGGAATGGATATGTACCTAGTAAATAACCATTATGATTGATCTCATTATCTTCCCTTGCACTCTTTACAAATGGAGAGATGGAATTAGCTTCACATGCATTCTTATCCGGATCTTAAGTTAAGATGGATCGTGCAGCATTCCTTCCTCAGGTGAGGAGCTTCTTCTCGTTGACGATATTGAGCAGGCGCGACACTCCCTGAGTCCACATCTCGTGCTCCCTCTGGCTCAGGCACTCGAACTCGATGACACGGTGCTCCGCGGTCCTCAAGCCAAAGTAGCGGCGCTGCTCGCCACCTTGGAGCAGATGTCGGCCCGGCCATGCCTGGATCTCCTTGCAGACTTCTACAACTACATCTGCAATTAAGCATCGCCCAGAACAAGTCAGGCTCACAAGGAACTTGGAGTCCAGGCCTTTGGGGGATTGTCCTAAAGAGAACTGTGTGGCCacttactcttcttcttcttagtgATTGTCCCAGCAACATGCCTACTCTTCATCTTAAGCATGACCTGCAAATAGAACACCATTGATCGGAATTGGCATCTCAAACCTGGAGgacaaaaaattgaaagattttgtTACCTGACCCACGCCATTAATGTAGATTGAGACTAACTTCCAGTGAAGTGCACCTAAAATTAGATCAATCGACAGAAATGAATCCTTTGATATGAGCCTTTATAAGAAAACCATGAGAATGATAACTAAATTCGATACCTTTTCGGGTGCGTTTGAGCAGATCAGTCCCCTTGGCGAGGAATTCCTGGCTACAGAGGCCTAAGAAGTTATCTTCCTCTGGGACGAACTCATCGCCGAAACTGCTGCCATTGCTTTCCAAGTCCTTCTGTTGCTTGTTGCGGTGGTGATTGTTGTGGTTTCCCATGGCTCCCTTCTCCACTGGTATGACAGCAGCTATGTTCCACACGTCCTTGAGCGCCCTAGCCTTCAGGGTTGCCGCCCCTCGTAATGCTGGAACCCATTACAGTCTCATGGATCTTACCACACAAACAACGTGAATTGAAAGGTTTGGTAAGAGGGCGGTAATCACCAGTTGCAGCAGCAGCTGTAAGAGTAACGATATCTCCGGGAGTCCTGACATTAACAGCAGAGCCGACGACTGACGCCAGGTGCTCGCGCTCGGCCCCCATGGACTCGGCAGCCTCCACACACTGTGCGGCGACGAGGGTGGCAGCCGACGCGACCGCCATATCGATCCTGGCCGCGCGGTCATCTTTACCAGACCCTGAGGCGGCAGCGGTGGCGGCTGCAACGGCTGCCACCGCTGCAGCAACCCCAGCCACCGAGATTGCGGCATGGAGCTGTGCATTCTGGGCCCGGGTCTCCTCTTTCTTCCTCTCCCTTCTGTCCTTGAGCCACCTTCCCACGGTCTTGCTCGTCCCTCTGTAGTGCTGCGGTTTGGGCGTCGCAATTGCCCGGCAATACTGCATTCATTACATTGCACCCAACATGTAACGATCCAAGATTGTTCATTTCTTTTCAAGCGATCACTATCAGACATTTATTAGCATCCAACGTAAAGATGTGAGGTAAAATAATAATCTTAATCCGGTGTTGAGGAGCACTAACAAAAAGAACCACTGCATGAGAAACCTGTTTAGCTGAAACTACTGTCCGTGGTATTGCCCAGAGGATAGAATGGACACTGAGTCCTCAAGCTGGGCAGGGAGAAGGACAAACATTTGAATGGCAATATTATCCTTCGTGTTGCATACAGGATGAAGGACATCAGATAAGCCACAAGGATAACAGATGGTGATAGTGTAGCAATCAAAGACAGAAGACAGACATGGAGGCAAACACTGGGATGCTGTTTGCTTTTACTGACATGGGTTGCTTCTTTACCCAGGCAAGAACTGAGGAAACAGGATTCTTTTGACCTCAAGCAACACAGATCCCATTGTCCAATGCAGGCTTTGCTCAGGGAGCAACAAGACAAAAGAAAGAACCTTATTTTATTCATCACAATGCATCTTTGGCTTCACTCTAACGCCTAAAAAGACCAATCTCATCTTCTTTATCATCCTCACAAGATCTTTGACTCTGTCAACCCCAACTTTGTCTATTACTCAACATCTTACAGGATTAAAAACTACCAATATAGATGACATGGGGAGAACGAGGACTAAAGGGGGCAAAAAAAGCAATGAAGCTAAAGCTCGCAAAGTAGTAAAAGGGACCGTCAATTAATTACTCTGCTAATTATAGAGGTGTCAGGAATTTTATTGGAGGAAGAGAAAGgcatcttcctctttctcctttctCTTTGACAACCTTGTTTCTTCctccaaaatatttcaaaagGCATTGATAGCTCGGTGCCATTGGCTTGGGTACTCCATCTTCCAAAGAGACCATCTGTCTCCTCGAAGTCTGTAAATTACTCACCAAAGTTTCTGGGATTTGCATGTTAGACTTCCAATTTGGTAGCTTTGAGGAGCAAATAAACTTGATATACACTAAAcaaattaaaatgaaatactAATATGTTTCTTTCAGTTCTGCTGCTTCCTTGCCCATAGAAGTCTTAACACAGTGTATTACTAACCTTTTTCTACACAAATTTATATTTTGTTTCAATGAAAGCTCTGAAAATTAATCAAGTAGATTTACAAAGGAAGGTTAAGTgccatgagagaaaaaaaaatggaacACCAGAAGATAGTTTTCTTCTTTTCGATTTACAAACCAAATAAGCATTAGTTTGGGAGAGAAGAAACACATCATGGTGAATTAGCTAACATAGAGCGTTGGAGAGAAGAAAGTACCTTAAGGTCATCCATTTCACAGGGGGAGACGGGAGGGCTGTCCGAGAGCGATCCGCCGCCGTTGAGAGGGCCGCTGCTGTGAGAAAGCCGGCCAGACGTCAGAGGAGACACTTCCTGCCATTGTCCAAGTAATGAAGAAGAATAAGAACATGGGATCAAAATTAGGCGCGGAGGAAGCTGTTCCTGCGGCTTGCGAAGGAACAAAAGACAGAATCTAACAAAATAGCTCAGGAATGAGGGTGTCAGAATTCGAGAACGTTCAACTATAATTGAATGCATTGAGCAGCAAGCGTTTTGTTGCTTTCCAGACTTTTCTACTACTAAAAACaagaaggagaaaggaagaattaCTTCGTGGAGTTTGTCCAGAGAGAAATTTCGACTGTGCGCGTCACAAAACATGAAGAACAGAAGCTAATATGTTGTACTTTAAACAAAAGCAGCTTCTTTTTCATGAAGAAAGTTCTCAGTTGTCTGTCTTTGCAAGAAATTAAAACTAAGAAGAGGTGAAGAACAAGTAGAAGGACGCCCATCAGCGAGCTAGAAAAAGATGTGATTTTTAAGCAGCAGCACCCACCGACTGGGACATTATCCGCTCCATCACCATCTGCGAGGTGGCAGACGACGCGAAGGTGAACGGATTCCCAGCGACCACCACCAGCTCCTCTGGCTCCTCCTCTGGAATCGCCCCTGCCGGCGGTGGGAGCAGCGAcggaggaggtggcggcggcggccccAGGGCCTTGGACACTTCGAGCGCGGAGGCGCTCCAGGACCGCGACAAGAACTCCATGGGGTCCTTGGGGACCTCCGGCGGCCGAAGGCCGTATGCTAGCGCGGCTTCCGCGCGCCATTGCTCTCTGTTCCCATCCATAAAGCCAAACAACAGCAGCCGCAGTAACAATATCAATAATGATACAACAAGAGGGCGGTGGGCAGTAGTAAGTGAAGATGGTAGTCGGGAGAAAGAGGCCGATGGTAGTGTTTTTATAGCAGAAGAGACGAACGGAGGCACGACAGATGGGTTGGAGTGGAATATCAGGAAGGGGGTTGAGACTGTTTTAGTGACTAAGACCAGTTTGCTCctctcacagagagagagagagagagagagagagggagttgCTTTCATGGCTCCAGTGCCACTGTCCCTCTTATTAATTGCctctcttctctctccctctctctcaccCAACTTGCATGGGATGTTTGCCACAACAGTTGCCTCAGTGATTGCAGCAGATTCTACCAAATACACACTGTAGCCAAAAAAACAAAGGATAGGGAGGGAGAAAGAGtatgtattttattttatgttgagagagagagagagagagaacagagtGTGTATTCTATGTTATGGGGTGAGAGACAGAGAAGAGTTGGATTCATACACTTGTCTGGCTTTTTTTACATGTACAAGTCCTCTTACTATTGATCCTGTGATCCAAGCAAAAGACTGCTTCCAATGAAACAAAGAACACAAGGGAATGGGATGGACTAATTCCCTGAGTGTCCATTGAAGGGAGAGGATGGGGTTGTGCCATGCACTGACATGGGAACCACCCTTGCAATTTGACTACTTGTCTGCATCCAACTAATTTACATACATGGAGGGAGAGGCCACATCCACCCAGTGTGGGTCCCACACAAAAGGTTGTGCCATTATAAATCACTGCACCTTTTCCCTTCCATTCTCACAATCAACATATTTCATTTTGTCACCAAGTAACACCCACATACATAGGGTTCATTTTTGCCCCCAAAAAACCCAAAAGAAATACTTGGTATTTGACCAAAAACCAATGTACACTAAATCTTCCATCTTTTTCGATTCTTGGCTGGCCCAATTGTAGGTCAGTCCAATCAAAATATGATGAGTTGATTATTGATTTGGACAATTGTGTTGATGCTACTTGGAGTTATTTGGGGCTTATTGAAATGGCATGTATTTAGCTGTAAGAAAAAGATGTGAAAAACCATTCTGGTAGGTCCAAAAATATATGTCTTTATCAGTAATTGAATTAAAAATATTGAGGGACCAATATCTATACagatcttaaatgtcatagttggCTCCACTGTACTGATCTCACCTTCACAGTGCTTATATTTTGTTAAACCATAGCATACAGATGACCTATCAACATCCAAGCATTGGTTTTTTGTTTGTACATATGAGAAACACAAGACAAAAAAGAACAAATTATGAGCCTTCTTCCATGCAAGATAAAATTCATCATGAAGATGTGCTACTTTAATTATTGGGTTCTTTAGGTTTCTATGCCATGTTACAAGCAATCTCACAAGCCTATAGTCAGTCATACAGTTCCCACTCATGAGCATATTATATTCTAAAATTTCAACTCCTCATTTAGCCTTTCATAGTCATCTTTTCTTTATCAAATTAACGATAATGAGACAtataaaacaaaattattttgattgatagtatgatttctttttatatgaatgtcTTGTCTTCTCGTAGAAATATACATACAGTACCATTGACATATATTTATCACAACAGTGAAATGAAATGGTCACATTTGAAACAGTGTTTTctcccctctcctctcctctcctctcctctcctctcatcTTTCAGAGTTCCACTCATTATTCTCATCTCAGAGCAAAGGATTTGAGTAAATAGAAAGTCCAACGACACACAGTGGCGTCAAAGCATAGAGTGCACATCCaacgagagggagagaggaagtCGGCCACTCGGGCACTCCACCCACCTGCGACTACTAAAAGAAGCACCACCTCACCAACCATCAGTCAAATCTATTTGCTTGGAAAAGATTGATTGGCTTTCACTTCGATCGCCTCGACTATGGACGCATTGATTGCCTTCTCCGAGGCTCTACGTTTGCCATTGCCACAATAAACAGCAAAACAacgacaacaaaacaaaactcctTTTGTGATAATAAACGAATATAATATGttttctatcaattttttttgtgTATGTATTTTTAATTGAGTCATTTTTCTCCGAAACTCTCTTTTTAGAATTTTGCTTGGAGGTATaataagttttatttttttcatatagtACCTGTTATATTCTATAATATTAATATCGACGTTATTGTCTATCGTCTTTGTTTTACTTCGTTTTATCGTATGGTTTTTATTGTCATTGTCAGCGTCTCCGTTTCGCTAATgtgtgaagaagaagatgaaagatGAACAAGAATACTTCACGATAATGCCATGAGAACAAAGATGACGATATAGAGATTAACAATTGAGGGCAAGCACGATAAAATTACTATAAAAGTGGGATGAGGTGGAAGTATAATGGGTAAAGAAAGATAAGTGACTACACAACGAAGAATGTGAAGAACATTTACTATATTAAAGAAAATAAGAGAACATcatttgaaaaataataataagggcatttcttagaaaaaaattagaaagatgggtttttaaaagaaaataatcatttttaatttattctAACTAATTAATGTCAATTACTACAAAAATGATTAATCAAAGTTGATGGTTGGAAACTTAGACAAATCAAGGAATAAGCTATTGTGTTTTGGCTATGGTTAAGGAATATAAAAAAAGGTAAATTATGCTCCATAAAATGAATAAGAACAATCATATTATTTCAAACCCATAGAGtgatcaagaaaaatatatatatattttttatatcaacaAATATTTCATGTCTTATATGATCGTTATAGATTTCAAACGCATCTAATGACTCCATAAGCATATTATGCAATAAGAATTAAATTAG of Musa acuminata AAA Group cultivar baxijiao chromosome BXJ1-7, Cavendish_Baxijiao_AAA, whole genome shotgun sequence contains these proteins:
- the LOC135678442 gene encoding VAN3-binding protein-like, which produces MDGNREQWRAEAALAYGLRPPEVPKDPMEFLSRSWSASALEVSKALGPPPPPPPSLLPPPAGAIPEEEPEELVVVAGNPFTFASSATSQMVMERIMSQSEVSPLTSGRLSHSSGPLNGGGSLSDSPPVSPCEMDDLKYCRAIATPKPQHYRGTSKTVGRWLKDRRERKKEETRAQNAQLHAAISVAGVAAAVAAVAAATAAASGSGKDDRAARIDMAVASAATLVAAQCVEAAESMGAEREHLASVVGSAVNVRTPGDIVTLTAAAATALRGAATLKARALKDVWNIAAVIPVEKGAMGNHNNHHRNKQQKDLESNGSSFGDEFVPEEDNFLGLCSQEFLAKGTDLLKRTRKGALHWKLVSIYINGVGQVMLKMKSRHVAGTITKKKKNVVVEVCKEIQAWPGRHLLQGGEQRRYFGLRTAEHRVIEFECLSQREHEMWTQGVSRLLNIVNEKKLLT
- the LOC135678443 gene encoding calmodulin-like protein 8 — protein: MDLFSEEQITEFYATFCLFDKNGDGCITFEELSTVIKSLGLKPNEGEVHKMISEIDANGNGTIEFHEFLNLMASKLNKGIDSEDELKEAFKVFDKDQNGFISATELRNVMISLGEKLTDEEVAQMIREADLDGDGQVNFEEFVKMMSV